A region of the Corynebacterium faecale genome:
GAGTCCGGCATGGATTCTCAGGTCTGCGAGATAGGCCATGTTAGGTGAGACGTCAACAAAGTCCCAGGTAGAGACTTCAAAGTAAGATGCAAGGCGTTTTAAATGCCGGGGAAGTGGCGCATTTACCCCCGACTCCCAGCGGGAAAGCGTTCCCACTGAAACATTTATTTGGGCCGCAAGATACTCAAGGCTGACGCCAGATCCTAACCGGAGGGTCCGTAGACGATCCGGGTTCCAACCGCGCGCGCCTCGATGTGGGGCCATGAAAAATCCTCCTGTGAATGCCTTGCATGAAAATCATTATAGGGTATTCTGAAAATGCAAACGGAAAATCGAAACGAAAGAACATCGTGTGTCCACCGGGGATAAATCCGGGTTCAGC
Encoded here:
- a CDS encoding helix-turn-helix transcriptional regulator, whose amino-acid sequence is MAPHRGARGWNPDRLRTLRLGSGVSLEYLAAQINVSVGTLSRWESGVNAPLPRHLKRLASYFEVSTWDFVDVSPNMAYLADLRIHAGLNHEDVWKAFEGAGIPKQTYGKLERGVVGATPEQVEVLAELFRKPREEITAAIGRSQGAMQRKHKH